A genomic stretch from Candidatus Bathyarchaeota archaeon includes:
- a CDS encoding AbrB/MazE/SpoVT family DNA-binding domain-containing protein yields MEKIVERKNVGSKGEIIPPKRLREKIGLRPGSLIEIRLEGRSLIVKPILDPLEELDGILETELSNRELKRIAELQVLKEAAAEAVRKHE; encoded by the coding sequence TTGGAGAAGATTGTGGAGAGGAAGAACGTCGGGTCTAAAGGAGAGATTATCCCCCCCAAGAGGCTGAGGGAGAAGATAGGTTTGAGGCCAGGATCCCTGATAGAGATAAGATTGGAAGGCCGATCCTTGATTGTTAAACCCATCCTAGACCCCCTTGAGGAGTTGGACGGAATACTCGAGACAGAGTTATCCAACAGGGAGTTGAAGAGAATAGCTGAACTTCAAGTATTGAAGGAAGCAGCCGCCGAAGCCGTTAGGAAACACGAATAA
- a CDS encoding AbrB/MazE/SpoVT family DNA-binding domain-containing protein, with the protein MPLSKVDQRHRIVIDKQIRIRMNIKAGDTVLLEPLDDHSFKATVINLTPKNVEDDPAWRATHTPVKVKGHIPPERLEEIMEEEVWLE; encoded by the coding sequence ATGCCACTGTCAAAGGTAGACCAGAGACACAGGATCGTTATTGACAAGCAGATCAGGATAAGGATGAACATTAAGGCGGGAGATACTGTCTTACTCGAACCACTAGACGACCATAGTTTCAAAGCCACAGTGATAAATCTCACTCCAAAAAATGTTGAAGACGACCCGGCTTGGAGGGCTACCCATACACCAGTTAAGGTTAAAGGACATATTCCGCCGGAGAGACTCGAGGAGATAATGGAGGAGGAGGTTTGGCTGGAGTAA
- a CDS encoding PIN domain-containing protein, which produces MFLIETDLIYAIMKREDPLKDKAKQILKRSKRLHCSSATIIEILSVLKAVNKFASVAPKLKAFGNLKNLIFLPITPDVANRAVEIHSAGLLTFFDSFYAATALTSDMTLISSDKAFKNIPNLKFMSVEEYLSEVLKV; this is translated from the coding sequence ATGTTTCTCATAGAAACAGACCTTATTTACGCGATTATGAAGAGGGAGGATCCGTTGAAAGACAAGGCAAAGCAAATCCTCAAGAGATCCAAGAGGCTCCATTGCTCCTCAGCCACGATCATAGAGATACTCTCGGTCCTGAAGGCTGTCAACAAGTTCGCCTCAGTTGCGCCGAAGCTCAAAGCTTTTGGAAACTTGAAAAACCTAATATTTCTACCCATAACTCCAGACGTAGCGAATAGAGCAGTTGAGATTCACTCAGCAGGGCTACTCACATTCTTTGACAGCTTCTACGCCGCAACTGCCCTCACATCAGATATGACCTTGATAAGCTCAGACAAGGCGTTCAAGAATATCCCAAATCTAAAGTTCATGTCCGTCGAAGAATATCTCTCTGAAGTCTTGAAGGTATAG